AAAAGCCCAGCAGATTAGTTATCTGCTGGGCTTTTTTATGTGGTCCTACAGGCGGCTTCGCCGCCGCAGGCCTAGCGATGTGCAGGGGTGGCCGAAGGCCAGACCAAAGCCGCCAAAGGCGGCTGCAGGGCCGAGCGAGCAGCGAGCCCCGCAACGTAGCGCAGCAAGGCGAAGCCGCAGCGGAGGCCCCAAAATAACAGCGAGCCCCGCAACGACAACAAGGACTTTAGTCCGCAGTTCGACGACCGAAGGGAGTAACCGCCGCAAGGCGAAGCCGCAGCGGAGGCCCCAAAACCTCATTATCGTCCAGCACGCATAGCTTCTACAGCTTCCATTTTAGAGGCAGAATAGGCGGGAATAATACCTGCGATCACGCCAGAAAAGGCGGCAATACTGAGGCCGAGTACGGCATTATAAGTAGATAAAAAGATGGGGAAATCGGCAAAATGGGTAACCGCTAGGGCGGCCAGGTAGACCAAAAACAGGCCGATAGCCCCACCAAAAAGGCAGAGTAAAATCGACTCGATCAGGAACTCCATGAGGATCATATAGCGCTTAGCGCCTAGGGCTTTTTTCACACCGATCAGGTTGGTGCGTTCTTTTACGGAAACGAACATAATATTGGCCACCGAAAAGACGCCCACGATAATGGCAAAGCCGCCAATAAAGAGGCCTGCTAGATTAATGACGCCAAAAATGCTGCTGAGAAAATTGGAGAGAATAGAGAGCGTATTGAGGGCAAAATTGTCCTCTTCTTTTGGGGGCAGGCGGCGGCTAGCGCGGAGCACCCCCACCAATTCCGTTTTGAGGGCCTCTACATCTACGCCTGTTTCGGCTTTTACGGAAATAGAGCTACGGCCGCGGTTCATGGCCGAGCGGCCTAAGTTAATATACTTGCGGGCCGTATTATAGGGGATGATCGCGACATTATCGAAATTAATGGGGTTAATGAGGTCCTTTCCTTCTTTTTTGAGCACCCCCACCACCTTAAGTTTTTGTCCTTTAGACTTAATCCAGCGGCCCAGAGCGGACTCCCCTTCACGGAAAAGCGCCTTATAGACCTCATAGCCGATCACCACCTCGTTTTGGCCTCTAAAAAAGCTATTAGGAGTAAAGTATCGGCCTTGTTCGAACTCTAGGCCGAAGATATCTTTATAATCGGGGGTAACGCCCATATAGAACACCCCAGCGGCCTGTCCCAGCTTAGACTCTGTATTGCTACCGCCAATAAACACACTAAAAGAAGTTTTGCCAGCGGTTTGGCAATTGGCCTTAATGGCTTCAAAATCTCGGTAAGAGGGTTCTGGGCGGCGCATATACTTCCAGTAATTCTCTCTGGGGTCTTCGCCCCAGGGCATCGTATTCACATAGACCACATCATCGCCTAGCTGCTCAAAGCTTTTGCGGATACTATACTCTAGGGAATCGACTGCGGAGAAGACCATAATCACGCACCAGATACCGATCGTAATGCCGAGCAGGGAAAGTAGGGTACGGAGTTTATTGCCAAACAATTGTTGGAGGGCCAGGAAGCAGGCCTCGAAAAAGAGGCGAAAAAAGAGGAGAACGGCAGCCATAGAAAAATCGGGTTGAAGCCAAAAAATGGGGAGACTCATCTAAGATAAGTCTCCCGATCAAGAGTTTACTAACTTTTAGAGTAAAATAAGGTTTAGCTAGACCAACTAGGCGGCTTTCTCTTTGCTTCGGTTCTTTCTTTTTTGGCGGAGCAAAAAAGCGCCTCCAGCGGAGAGCATAATTCCGCCAATGGCAAAGGGCAAAAAGGGGTTGGAGGGGGGCAGATTTAGCTTCTTATCATTGCCCATAAGGATAAAAGGCGACCAAAAGGCGGGATGAGCCATAGGGCCTTTATTGGCGGCCAGATAATTGAGTTTTGCTTGTCGGAGCGCCTCGCTTTTGCTCAGGCCCGCCTCTAGCTGCTGATAAAAGTCCTGCATAATCACGGAAGTTGCGGCATCATCTACCTGCCAGAGGCTGACCAGAAGAGCGGGCACTCCTGCATTGATAAAAGCCGTAGCCAGAGAGGCGGTTCCGTTGCCTACTTGAAACTCTCCGTAGGCGGTTTCGCAGGCTGAAAGGACCACTAAATCGGCTTTGAGGTCTAGATTTAAAATTTCTATCGCCTGCAGGAAGCCATCTTCTAGGCTATCGCTATCGGGGGTAAAAGCTAGGCCCGAAAGGCTGGGTTTTTCTCTATTCATCAGGCCGTGCATAGCGAGATGAATAAAGCGGTACTTTTTGGACTCCTTAATAAATCGTTCTTCTTGGGCATCTTGGCCAAAGAGGAAGCGGCCCTCAAAGAGCGTAGCCAGTTTTTTGACCTCTTCTTCGGCTAGTTTTAGTGGCGTTAATTGGCTGCGTTTATTATTCAGGCTAATGGTATCGCCTTCTTGGTAGTTAGCCGCCATGGCCAGCATTTGGCCATTATTCTCTTGGAAAGAGGTATTTTGGTTATGTTGCCAAAGCTCTAGCGAGAAAGAATAGCTAATGGCGTATCGTTTAATCAGATAGGCCAAGCTATTATAATTATCTGTTTCCTTGGCGGGCAGCATGAGTAAGCTTTCAAAGGGGATATAGGCCAATTCTTTATCGGGAATAATCAGCAACTGTTTAACTGTGCTCTTTGGGTTTTGGAGAACAGGGGCCAGCAGCAATTGATAGAGTTGATGGGCTTTTTGGCTATAATTCAGAAAAACCTCCTCATTGCCAGAAAGAACCTGTTTGTAGGAAAGCAGCATTCTTTGCAAGTCCATAAGTTCTTGGGCCAATTCCTTAGCATTGATTTTTTGCTCTACATATCGGAGCTCTTGATGATCGAGATAAAAAACAAAGCAGCTACTATCTGTTAGGAAATACTCTATAGCGGCTCGTTTGG
This genomic interval from Saprospira grandis contains the following:
- a CDS encoding ABC transporter permease yields the protein MAAVLLFFRLFFEACFLALQQLFGNKLRTLLSLLGITIGIWCVIMVFSAVDSLEYSIRKSFEQLGDDVVYVNTMPWGEDPRENYWKYMRRPEPSYRDFEAIKANCQTAGKTSFSVFIGGSNTESKLGQAAGVFYMGVTPDYKDIFGLEFEQGRYFTPNSFFRGQNEVVIGYEVYKALFREGESALGRWIKSKGQKLKVVGVLKKEGKDLINPINFDNVAIIPYNTARKYINLGRSAMNRGRSSISVKAETGVDVEALKTELVGVLRASRRLPPKEEDNFALNTLSILSNFLSSIFGVINLAGLFIGGFAIIVGVFSVANIMFVSVKERTNLIGVKKALGAKRYMILMEFLIESILLCLFGGAIGLFLVYLAALAVTHFADFPIFLSTYNAVLGLSIAAFSGVIAGIIPAYSASKMEAVEAMRAGR